The following are encoded together in the Glycine max cultivar Williams 82 chromosome 8, Glycine_max_v4.0, whole genome shotgun sequence genome:
- the LOC100805846 gene encoding aspartyl protease family protein At5g10770, whose translation MHIQMSSFLLASFALLFCISTLEKSFAFQATKESNNLRQYHFVHLNSLFPSSSCSSSAKGPKRKASLEVVHKHGPCSQLNHNGKAKTTISHTDIMNLDNERVKYIQSRLSKNLGRENSVKELDSTTLPAKSGSLIGSANYFVVVGLGTPKRDLSLVFDTGSDLTWTQCEPCAGSCYKQQDAIFDPSKSSSYINITCTSSLCTQLTSAGIKSRCSSSTTACIYGIQYGDKSTSVGFLSQERLTITATDIVDDFLFGCGQDNEGLFSGSAGLIGLGRHPISFVQQTSSIYNKIFSYCLPSTSSSLGHLTFGASAATNANLKYTPLSTISGDNTFYGLDIVGISVGGTKLPAVSSSTFSAGGSIIDSGTVITRLAPTAYAALRSAFRQGMEKYPVANEDGLFDTCYDFSGYKEISVPKIDFEFAGGVTVELPLVGILIGRSAQQVCLAFAANGNDNDITIFGNVQQKTLEVVYDVEGGRIGFGAAGCN comes from the exons ATGCACATCCAAATGTCTTCTTTCCTCTTAGCATCGTTTGCACTTTTGTTTTGCATCTCCACCTTGGAGAAGAGCTTTGCCTTTCAAGCAACAAAGGAAAGCAACAATCTTCGTCAATATCATTTTGTTCACCTCAACTCTCTATTTCCATCATCTTCTTGCAGCTCTTCTGCCAAAG GTCCTAAAAGGAAAGCATCATTAGAAGTGGTACACAAACATGGCCCATGCTCCCAACTAAATCATAATGGCAAAGCAAAGACTACAATATCACACACTGATATTATGAACCTAGACAATGAAAGGGTAAAGTATATTCAGTCCAGGCTCTCTAAGAATTTGGGTCGAGAAAATAGTGTGAAGGAATTGGATTCAACTACCCTACCCGCCAAGTCTGGTAGCCTTATTGGGTCTGCaaactattttgttgttgttggtcttGGTACACCCAAGAGGGACTTGTCACTTGTTTTTGACACAGGTAGTGATCTTACATGGACTCAGTGTGAACCCTGTGCTGGTTCTTGCTACAAGCAGCAAGATGCAATCTTTGATCCATCAAAGTCTTCATCGTATATCAATATCACATGCACATCTTCCCTCTGCACTCAACTCACTTCTGCGG GAATTAAGTCAAGATGCTCCTCATCCacgactgcatgcatatatggtATCCAATACGGTGACAAATCCACCTCCGTCGGCTTCTTGAGTCAGGAGCGCCTTACCATCACCGCCACCGACATCGTCGACGACTTCCTCTTTGGCTGCGGCCAAGACAACGAGGGCCTCTTCAGTGGCTCCGCCGGCCTCATCGGCCTCGGCCGCCACCCCATTTCCTTTGTCCAACAAACCTCCTCAATTTACAACAAAATTTTCTCCTACTGTCTCCCCTCCACCTCCAGCTCCCTTGGCCACCTCACCTTCGGCGCTTCCGCCGCCACCAATGCTAACCTCAAATACACTCCCTTGTCCACAATCTCCGGCGACAACACCTTCTACGGTCTCGACATCGTCGGCATCTCCGTTGGCGGCACCAAGCTCCCTGCTGTCTCCTCCTCCACCTTCTCCGCCGGTGGCTCCATCATCGACTCCGGCACCGTGATCACGCGGCTGGCCCCGACCGCGTACGCCGCGCTCCGGTCGGCATTTCGGCAGGGTATGGAGAAGTACCCCGTTGCCAACGAGGACGGCCTATTTGACACGTGTTATGATTTCAGTGGGTATAAGGAGATTTCAGTTCCGAAGATAGATTTTGAATTTGCCGGTGGCGTCACGGTGGAGTTGCCATTGGTGGGGATACTCATTGGGAGAAGTGCGCAACAAGTGTGTTTGGCTTTTGCTGCAAATGGGAATGACAATGATATTACGATATTTGGGAATGTGCAACAAAAGACACTAGAGGTCGTGTATGATGTTGAGGGTGGGAGGATAGGGTTTGGTGCTGCTGGGTGCAACTGA
- the LOC100796818 gene encoding aspartyl protease family protein At5g10770, producing the protein MAIQMSSFVFVSLTILFCFSSLEKSFAFQTTKEDTESNNLHQYTHLVHLSSLLPSSSCSSSAKGPKRKASLEVVHKHGPCSQLNNHDGKAKSKTPHSEILNQDKERVKYINSRISKNLGQDSSVSELDSVTLPAKSGSLIGSGNYFVVVGLGTPKRDLSLIFDTGSDLTWTQCEPCARSCYKQQDAIFDPSKSTSYSNITCTSTLCTQLSTATGNEPGCSASTKACIYGIQYGDSSFSVGYFSRERLSVTATDIVDNFLFGCGQNNQGLFGGSAGLIGLGRHPISFVQQTAAVYRKIFSYCLPATSSSTGRLSFGTTTTSYVKYTPFSTISRGSSFYGLDITGISVGGAKLPVSSSTFSTGGAIIDSGTVITRLPPTAYTALRSAFRQGMSKYPSAGELSILDTCYDLSGYEVFSIPKIDFSFAGGVTVQLPPQGILYVASAKQVCLAFAANGDDSDVTIYGNVQQKTIEVVYDVGGGRIGFGAGGCK; encoded by the exons atggccattcaaatgtcttcttttgtctttgtttctcttacaattttattttgcttCTCTTCCTTGGAGAAGAGTTTTGCCTTTCAAACAACAAAGGAGGACACAGAAAGCAACAATCTTCATCAATATACTCATCTTGTTCACCTCAGCTCACTCCTTCCTTCATCTTCCTGCAGCTCTTCTGCCAAAg GTCCCAAAAGAAAAGCATCATTAGAAGTGGTACACAAACATGGGCCATGCTCCCAACTGAATAATCATGATGGCAAAGCAAAGTCTAAAACACCACACAGTGAGATTCTGAACCAAGACAAAGAAAGGGTTAAGTACATTAACTCAAGGATCTCAAAGAACTTGGGCCAAGATAGTAGTGTGAGTGAATTGGACTCAGTTACACTACCAGCCAAGTCTGGTAGCCTTATTGGGTCTGGGAATTACTTTGTGGTTGTTGGTCTTGGAACACCCAAGAGGGACTTGTCACTCATCTTTGACACTGGCAGTGATCTCACTTGGACTCAGTGTGAACCATGTGCTCGTTCTTGCTACAAGCAACAAGATGCTATCTTTGATCCATCAAAGTCTACATCATATTCCAATATTACATGCACATCTACGCTTTGCACCCAGCTCTCTACTGCTACag GGAATGAGCCGGGATGTTCAGCCTCCACAAAAGCATGCATATACGGCATCCAGTACGGTGACAGTTCGTTCTCCGTTGGCTACTTCAGCCGCGAGCGGCTCTCCGTGACCGCCACCGACATCGTCGACAACTTCCTCTTCGGTTGCGGCCAAAACAACCAGGGCCTCTTTGGTGGCTCCGCCGGCCTCATCGGCCTCGGCCGCCACCCCATCTCCTTCGTCCAACAAACCGCCGCCGTATATCGTAAAATCTTCTCCTACTGCCTCCCCGCCACCTCCAGCTCCACCGGCCGCCTCTCCTTCGGCACCACCACCACTTCCTACGTCAAGTACACCCCCTTCTCCACCATCTCCCGCGGCTCCTCCTTCTACGGCCTCGACATCACCGGCATCTCCGTGGGCGGCGCCAAACTCCCAGTCTCCTCCTCCACCTTCTCCACCGGCGGTGCAATCATCGACTCCGGCACCGTGATCACCCGCCTCCCCCCCACCGCCTACACCGCCCTCCGCTCCGCCTTCAGGCAAGGCATGTCCAAATACCCCTCCGCCGGGGAACTCTCCATACTCGACACGTGTTATGATCTCAGCGGCTACGAGGTCTTTTCTATTCCCAAGATAGATTTTTCCTTCGCCGGCGGCGTCACGGTGCAGCTTCCGCCGCAAGGGATACTCTACGTGGCCAGTGCCAAGCAAGTTTGCTTGGCTTTTGCTGCAAATGGTGACGATAGTGATGTTACTATATATGGGAACGTGCAGCAGAAAACAATAGAGGTTGTGTATGATGTTGGTGGTGGAAGAATTGGGTTTGGTGCTGGTGGCTGCAAGTGA
- the LOC100796284 gene encoding zinc finger CCCH domain-containing protein 18, with translation MWLDLVVAMGSEEERVLENQLELQLQEQRDSLSAIDQALLSDPTDPELLAVHEELVQAIKDAEEGLLHLKRARLLQEADSVLHNTNIFTEEKVDPLDPTYVEPEPLEDKCYSVGSKCRFRHKDGRWYNGQVVQLDNSVAKVSFLTPTSENMLMCKFFLQQRCRFGSNCRLSHGLDVQLSALKKYVPTIWKQSLVGSSIWAVSTANAGTWREAELKSWDEKAGVGQVVFRDDGSSVKLGAEEMALSEHAEMSDIESDSSLDQSDSSDYEEEEESQGIGFLESTNLQRGIQTETATFATWENHTRGIASKMMANMGYREGMGLGVTGQGMLDPIAVKVLPPKQSLDHALESHKREENKEKQGKKKQSRGGKRKREKKFAEANRAAKEEEESASDVFALINNHLAMHNEAFGGGLMKKQQSKGSEEGKKVDRRALVAYEEEVKDLKIRVEKLEHIVNANRKEKAVYEGAMRKLNETRKALADAEAVHASASNSVTSKEKEKRWLKF, from the exons GAGGGTTCTTGAGAACCAACTGGAACTTCAATTGCAAGAACAAAGGGATTCTCTCTCTGCTATCGATCAAGCTCTCCTCTCTGATCCAACCGACCCTGAACTTCTCGCG GTTCATGAGGAGCTTGTTCAGGCAATTAAGGATGCAGAAGAAGGACTTCTTCACCTAAAACGTGCACGATTGTTACAGGAAGCAGATTCAGTGCTGCATAACACTAATATTTTTACTGAAGAGAAAGTGGATCCCCTTGATCCCACTTATGTTGAACCAGAGCCATTGGAGGACAAGTGTTATTCTGTTGGATCTAAATGTAGATTCCGTCACAAAGATGGGCGTTGGTACAATGGTCAAGTGGTGCAGTTGGATAATTCAGTGGCAAAAGTTTCATTTCTTACTCCTACTTCTGAGAATATGTTG ATGTGCAAGTTCTTTTTACAACAACGATGTCGATTTGGTAGTAACTGTCGCCTATCACATG GACTTGATGTTCAATTGTCTGCTCTTAAGAAATATGTGCCTACAATCTGGAAGCAGTCTCTTGTGGGGTCAAGTATATGGGCAGTCTCAACTGCAAATGCAGGCACTTGGAGAGAAGCCGAGCTCAAGTCCTGGGACGAAAAGGCTGGAGTTGGACAAGTTGTTTTCCGAGACGACGGAAGTTCTGTGAAACTTGGGGCAGAAGAAATGGCACTGTCTGAGCATGCAGAAATGAGTGACATAGAGAGTGATTCCAGCTTAGATCAATCCGATTCCAGTGACtatgaggaggaggaggaatcgCAAGGCATAGGATTTCTGGAGAGTACCAATCTACAGAGAGGTATTCAAACTGAAACTGCGACATTTGCCACGTGGGAGAACCACACTAGAGGCATAGCTTCCAAAATGATGGCTAATATGGGGTACAGAGAAGGAATGGGTTTAGGTGTAACCGGTCAGGGAATGCTGGACCCTATAGCAGTGAAGGTGCTACCACCAAAGCAGTCCTTAGATCATGCACTCGAGTCTCATAAAAGGGAAGAGAACAAAGAGAAGCAAggcaagaagaaacagagccgAGGTGGCAAGAGAAAACGTGAGAAGAAATTTGCAGAAGCAAACCGTGCagcaaaagaggaagaagaatcgGCATCAGATGTCTTTGCATTAATAAACAATCACCTGGCAATGCACAATGAGGCTTTTGGCGGTGGATTGATGAAGAAGCAGCAAAGTAAAGGTTCTGAGGAAGGTAAGAAGGTGGATAGACGAGCATTGGTTGCTTATGAGGAAGAGGTGAAGGATTTGAAGATTAGGGTTGAAAAGCTCGAGCACATTGTCAATGCCAATAGAAAAGAGAAGGCTGTGTATGAGGGTGCTatgagaaaattaaatgaaacccGCAAGGCTTTGGCAGATGCTGAAGCAGTTCATGCCTCTGCCTCAAATTCAGTAACaagcaaagaaaaagagaagagatgGCTCAAGTTTTAG